One window from the genome of Elaeis guineensis isolate ETL-2024a chromosome 5, EG11, whole genome shotgun sequence encodes:
- the LOC114914223 gene encoding agmatine coumaroyltransferase-2-like: MPSPTKILKVSVESTSIVKPKSAGNLPPTTPHVPLSVFDKVTYDMHIASIYAFRAPTPPNSVMQNGLTRVLSEYREFAGRLGEDAEGNPVILLNDEGVRFVEASVDSTLDQALPFKPSSALLSLHPEVHGVAELLQVQLTRFACGSLVMGFTSHHRVADAHAASNFLIAWSLATRGLDVSLAVHDRCTFFTPRLPPLLEEFEHRGVEFAPKNQFGAEKADPLKDNIVVHKAHFTKEFLTKLKARASAGASKPYSTFESLMAHLWRVVTKARRLHESETTHVRISVNGRRRMNPRLPDEYFGNVVLWAYPRAKVRELVDSPLRYAAELIRDAVARVNDAYFKSFIDLASSGVVEKEELVPTADADKWVLCPNVDVDSWLRLPLYDLDFGGGGPFYFMPSFLPIEGVIFLVPSFIGDGSIEAHVALFDYNQASFKQICYSSE; the protein is encoded by the coding sequence ATGCCGAGCCCAACCAAAATCCTGAAGGTGAGCGTGGAGAGTACGAGCATCGTCAAGCCCAAGTCTGCAGGCAATCTTCCACCCACCACTCCCCATGTCCCCCTGAGCGTATTCGATAAAGTAACCTACGACATGCACATAGCAAGCATCTACGCCTTCCGTGCACCAACTCCTCCCAATTCTGTCATGCAGAATGGCCTCACCAGGGTGCTCTCTGAGTACCGGGAGTTCGCCGGTCGGCTCGGGGAGGACGCCGAAGGGAACCCTGTCATCCTCCTCAACGACGAGGGCGTGCGGTTCGTCGAGGCATCGGTGGATTCCACTCTGGACCAGGCGTTGCCCTTCAAGCCCTCGTCGGCATTGCTAAGCCTGCACCCTGAGGTGCATGGCGTGGCGGAGCTCCTCCAGGTCCAGCTCACGCGGTTTGCATGCGGCTCTCTCGTGATGGGGTTCACCTCGCACCACCGTGTCGCCGATGCCCATGCCGCCAGCAACTTCTTGATCGCATGGAGCCTCGCAACGCGGGGCCTCGACGTTAGCCTCGCCGTGCACGACCGGTGCACGTTCTTCACCCCTCGCCTGCCGCCTCTGCTGGAGGAGTTCGAGCACCGAGGGGTGGAGTTCGCACCCAAGAACCAGTTTGGCGCTGAAAAGGCTGATCCTCTCAAGGACAACATAGTCGTCCACAAGGCTCACTTCACGAAGGAATTCCTGACCAAGCTCAAGGCCCGGGCTTCGGCAGGGGCCAGCAAGCCTTACAGCACGTTCGAGAGCCTCATGGCTCACCTGTGGAGGGTGGTCACCAAGGCTCGTAGGCTCCACGAGTCTGAGACCACCCACGTCCGGATCTCGGTGAACGGGAGGAGGAGGATGAACCCACGCCTGCCGGACGAGTACTTCGGTAACGTGGTGTTATGGGCATACCCCCGAGCTAAGGTGCGGGAGCTCGTGGACAGCCCGCTGCGGTATGCGGCCGAGCTCATCCGCGACGCCGTCGCGAGAGTGAACGACGCCTATTTCAAGTCGTTCATAGACTTGGCAAGCTCGGGGGTGGTGGAGAAGGAGGAGCTGGTGCCGACGGCCGACGCAGACAAGTGGGTGTTGTGCCCTAACGTGGACGTGGATAGCTGGCTGAGGCTGCCCTTATATGATCTCGACTTTGGTGGTGGAGGTCCATTCTATTTTATGCCATCGTTCCTGCCTATCGAGGGAGTGATATTCCTCGTACCTTCCTTCATCGGAGATGGAAGCATTGAGGCCCATGTCGCCTTATTCGACTACAACCAAGCCTCCTTCAAACAAATATGTTACTCTTCGGAGTAA